In Spirosoma aureum, a single genomic region encodes these proteins:
- the glgX gene encoding glycogen debranching protein GlgX: MTDNRIDYYPTHEHEGIKFRRGHTLPFGATMVANGVNFSIYSSASTSCTLVLFERGEAEPFAEIPFPDEFRIGNVYSMIVFELNYERLEYGYRMDGPYNPAAGLRFNKSLILSDPYAKVIGGRDTWLAKPNWDNVYQYRSRLAFEDFDWEHDHPLETPIEDLVIYEMHVRGFTKHESSGVKNPGTFSAIRSKVAYLKELGINCVELLPIYEFDEWENSRESPTTGEVLVNYWGYSTVNFFAPKAGYAATGKFGMQVDEVKTLIKELHKNGIEVMLDVVFNHTAEGDHRGPTISFRGIDNKTYYMLTPEGYYFNFSGTGNTLNCNNPVVRNMVLDCLRYWASEYHIDGFRFDLAAILGRAQDGRPLSNPPLLESLAFDPILAKCKLIAEAWDAGGLYQVGSFPAYGRWAEWNGKYRDSVRKFLKSDPGEVGGMIQRVMGSPDLYSLRGPTASINFITCHDGFSLYDMFAYNDKHNEANGENNNDGANDNNSWNCGWEGETSDPAINFLRHKQVKNALAILLVSQGVPMVLMGDEVGRTQKGNNNTYCQDNDLNWFDWTQKETNADLYNFARCMINFRRVHPVLRSPTHFQYWDYVGSGYPDISFHGTKAWNCDRSSSSRSFAFLLCGDHAKQGIVKDDMIYVAMNMYWGGLHFELPALPPEKKWYLFANTDMPSPVDIYENGQESLLANQSDFLVGSRSVVILVGK, encoded by the coding sequence ATGACCGATAATCGGATTGATTATTACCCAACCCACGAGCATGAGGGCATCAAGTTTCGGCGCGGCCATACACTACCATTCGGAGCAACAATGGTGGCGAATGGTGTCAATTTCAGCATTTACTCCAGCGCATCGACTTCCTGTACGCTCGTGCTTTTTGAACGGGGTGAAGCCGAACCTTTTGCCGAAATTCCGTTCCCCGATGAATTTCGGATCGGGAATGTGTATTCCATGATCGTTTTTGAGCTCAATTACGAACGGCTCGAATACGGTTATCGGATGGATGGGCCTTATAATCCAGCCGCCGGGCTGCGCTTCAATAAGTCGCTCATTTTGAGTGATCCTTATGCAAAAGTTATTGGTGGACGGGACACCTGGCTGGCCAAACCCAACTGGGACAATGTGTACCAGTATCGCTCACGGCTGGCTTTCGAAGACTTTGACTGGGAGCACGATCACCCACTCGAAACACCCATTGAAGATCTGGTGATCTATGAAATGCACGTTCGGGGTTTCACGAAACACGAATCGTCGGGTGTTAAAAATCCGGGCACATTCAGCGCCATCCGATCCAAAGTTGCCTACCTGAAAGAGCTGGGAATCAATTGCGTCGAGCTATTACCCATCTACGAGTTCGATGAGTGGGAAAATAGTCGCGAAAGCCCCACAACAGGTGAAGTTCTGGTTAATTACTGGGGCTATAGCACCGTTAACTTTTTCGCCCCAAAAGCTGGGTATGCCGCTACGGGTAAGTTTGGTATGCAGGTCGATGAGGTCAAAACGCTCATTAAGGAACTGCACAAAAACGGCATCGAGGTAATGCTTGATGTGGTTTTCAACCATACTGCCGAAGGCGATCATCGGGGACCAACGATTTCATTCCGGGGAATCGACAATAAGACCTATTACATGCTGACGCCGGAAGGCTATTATTTCAACTTCTCCGGCACCGGCAATACGTTGAACTGTAATAATCCGGTGGTTCGTAACATGGTGCTCGATTGCCTGCGTTACTGGGCGTCGGAATACCACATCGACGGTTTTCGCTTCGATCTGGCCGCCATTCTTGGGCGTGCTCAGGATGGTCGGCCGCTGAGTAATCCGCCACTGCTGGAGTCGCTGGCGTTTGACCCTATTCTGGCCAAGTGTAAACTGATTGCCGAAGCCTGGGATGCAGGTGGCCTGTATCAGGTTGGCTCTTTCCCAGCCTACGGTCGCTGGGCCGAGTGGAACGGTAAGTATCGCGATAGCGTCCGCAAGTTTCTGAAAAGCGACCCTGGTGAGGTTGGTGGCATGATTCAGCGGGTTATGGGTTCGCCGGATTTATACAGTCTGCGCGGCCCAACGGCCAGCATCAACTTCATTACCTGCCACGATGGTTTTTCGCTGTACGACATGTTTGCGTATAACGATAAACACAACGAAGCCAACGGCGAGAACAATAACGACGGAGCGAATGACAATAACTCCTGGAACTGTGGCTGGGAAGGCGAAACGAGTGACCCGGCCATTAACTTCCTGCGTCATAAGCAAGTTAAAAATGCGCTCGCGATTCTGCTGGTAAGCCAGGGCGTTCCAATGGTGCTGATGGGCGACGAAGTGGGCCGGACTCAAAAGGGCAATAATAACACCTATTGTCAGGATAATGATCTTAACTGGTTCGATTGGACGCAGAAAGAAACAAACGCCGATCTGTACAATTTTGCCCGGTGCATGATCAATTTCCGACGCGTTCACCCCGTATTGCGAAGCCCAACGCATTTTCAATATTGGGACTACGTTGGCAGTGGCTATCCGGACATCAGCTTCCATGGTACCAAAGCCTGGAACTGCGACCGGTCGTCATCAAGTCGGTCATTTGCTTTCCTGCTCTGTGGTGATCATGCCAAGCAGGGTATTGTGAAAGACGATATGATATACGTTGCAATGAATATGTACTGGGGAGGGCTTCATTTTGAGCTGCCTGCGCTGCCCCCCGAAAAAAAATGGTATCTATTCGCCAATACCGATATGCCATCTCCAGTCGACATCTACGAAAATGGACAGGAATCATTACTAGCCAATCAGTCTGATTTTCTGGTTGGTAGCCGTAGCGTAGTTATCCTGGTCGGAAAGTAG
- a CDS encoding STAS domain-containing protein, which produces MNVTSSTVEAITVIEASGSIDSKTAPEFERTAIAAIQGQKEVIIDLTNVEFLSSAGLRVLLMIYRQVKTQSGKVVLVGTSEEIQDIMANTGFLSFFITVDTLDEGVKTLKAS; this is translated from the coding sequence ATGAACGTAACGTCAAGTACGGTTGAGGCCATCACCGTCATCGAAGCATCTGGTAGTATCGACAGCAAAACAGCACCCGAGTTCGAACGGACAGCTATCGCGGCTATTCAGGGGCAAAAAGAAGTCATCATCGACCTGACCAATGTCGAGTTTTTATCCAGTGCCGGTTTACGGGTACTGCTGATGATTTACCGACAGGTAAAAACCCAAAGTGGCAAAGTGGTGCTGGTGGGCACGTCCGAAGAAATTCAGGACATTATGGCCAACACCGGGTTTCTATCCTTCTTTATCACGGTCGATACGCTCGACGAAGGCGTCAAAACCCTTAAAGCCTCGTAA
- a CDS encoding AGE family epimerase/isomerase, with translation METDITNIAPGADGQTSATRTANMRIDFTFSDTISGYIVEFIPAEKAFILETSDGRQFKLYLIASTYARSVRNLNEPYQDATGVMFEMLSQKGQFVHAYGTFYPGVDEGEPVFEVQWLIFPGSHPLEYRHESQDWWIHQISSIATSYLKWQFNYPEEPIDYSRYRTMLHLAGAKKGDYLQETDTISRMIYGFASAYMLTGNDAFLEGAEKGTAYLREHMRFFDQDADLIYWYHGLKVDGAKETKLLTSEFGDDYYSIPMYEQIYALAGPTQTFRITGDKNILFDIEKTIDLFEMYYKDKEQEGYFSHIDPIGLDPRDESLAHNRARKNWNSVGDHAPAYLINLYLATGEKKYADFLEYTFDTITKYFPDYENSPFVQEKFMEDWSKDQTWGWQQNRAVVGHNLKIAWNLMRMQSLTPKQEYLDFAKKIAELMPKAGSDQQRGGWYDVVERQVKPNTKRHQFVWHDRKAWWQQEQAILAYMILYGILDDKEYEKQAREAAAFYNAFFLDTDDGGVYFNVFSNGMPYLLGNERFKGSHSMSAYHSTELCYLSTVYTNLLITKQPTYFYFKPYPDSFKDNILYVSPDILPKGSIYISECFINDEPYTNFNAEELTVKLPDSSEQVRVKVLITPV, from the coding sequence ATGGAAACTGACATCACAAACATTGCTCCGGGTGCCGATGGGCAAACCTCCGCTACGCGAACTGCTAACATGCGGATCGACTTCACGTTTTCGGATACAATTTCGGGCTATATCGTCGAATTTATCCCGGCCGAAAAAGCCTTCATTCTGGAAACATCTGATGGTCGTCAATTCAAGCTGTATCTGATTGCGTCTACCTACGCCCGGTCAGTGCGCAACCTGAATGAGCCGTATCAGGACGCCACGGGAGTCATGTTCGAGATGCTTTCTCAAAAAGGCCAGTTCGTTCATGCCTATGGTACCTTCTACCCGGGTGTTGACGAAGGAGAACCCGTATTTGAAGTACAGTGGCTGATCTTCCCGGGCTCCCACCCACTGGAGTATCGGCATGAAAGCCAGGATTGGTGGATTCACCAGATCAGCTCCATTGCAACGAGCTACCTCAAGTGGCAATTCAACTACCCCGAGGAGCCAATTGACTACAGCCGCTATCGGACCATGCTGCACCTGGCCGGAGCCAAAAAAGGAGATTATCTGCAGGAAACCGATACCATCTCCCGGATGATTTATGGGTTTGCTTCAGCTTACATGCTCACCGGTAACGATGCGTTCCTGGAAGGTGCCGAAAAAGGAACCGCGTATCTGCGTGAGCACATGCGTTTCTTCGATCAGGATGCCGACCTCATTTACTGGTATCACGGTCTGAAAGTAGATGGCGCTAAAGAAACGAAACTGCTTACCTCAGAATTCGGCGACGATTACTATTCGATTCCGATGTATGAGCAGATTTATGCGCTTGCCGGACCAACGCAAACCTTCCGCATCACCGGCGATAAAAACATTTTGTTCGACATCGAAAAGACCATCGACCTCTTTGAGATGTATTACAAAGACAAAGAGCAGGAAGGCTATTTCTCCCACATCGACCCAATCGGACTCGATCCACGCGATGAGTCGCTGGCTCACAACCGCGCACGTAAGAACTGGAACTCCGTTGGTGACCACGCTCCTGCCTATCTGATTAACTTATACCTGGCTACCGGCGAAAAGAAATACGCCGACTTCCTGGAGTATACCTTCGATACGATCACCAAGTATTTCCCAGACTACGAAAACAGCCCGTTTGTTCAGGAGAAATTCATGGAAGACTGGAGCAAAGACCAGACCTGGGGCTGGCAGCAAAACCGGGCGGTAGTAGGTCACAACCTCAAAATTGCCTGGAACCTGATGCGTATGCAGTCGCTCACGCCCAAGCAGGAATACCTCGATTTTGCCAAGAAGATTGCCGAGCTGATGCCCAAAGCGGGTTCTGATCAGCAGCGGGGTGGCTGGTATGATGTTGTAGAACGTCAGGTAAAACCAAACACAAAGCGCCATCAGTTTGTCTGGCATGACCGCAAAGCGTGGTGGCAGCAGGAGCAGGCTATTCTGGCCTATATGATCCTGTACGGGATTCTGGACGATAAAGAATACGAAAAGCAAGCGCGCGAAGCAGCAGCCTTCTATAACGCCTTCTTCCTGGATACCGACGATGGTGGCGTTTATTTCAACGTTTTCTCCAACGGGATGCCTTATTTGTTGGGTAACGAACGTTTCAAAGGTAGCCACTCGATGAGTGCCTACCACAGCACCGAGTTATGCTACCTCTCAACGGTATATACCAACCTGCTGATTACCAAACAACCAACGTATTTCTACTTCAAGCCGTATCCAGATTCTTTCAAGGATAACATCCTGTATGTATCGCCGGACATTCTGCCTAAAGGAAGCATCTACATCAGTGAATGTTTTATTAACGATGAACCCTACACAAACTTCAACGCCGAGGAACTGACCGTTAAACTGCCAGACTCCAGCGAACAGGTACGTGTAAAGGTTTTGATTACACCGGTTTAA
- a CDS encoding VOC family protein — translation MADMVFSHIALSCADPARTEQYYSDHFGFRRGRVIPLGGDNEIVFLKNDQSVYLELFRADAENPGVPVAINDGPHYAGIRHLAFQVSDVDATVKAMGSAAEITLGPLDFSDFIPGWKTIWLKDPDGNIVEISQGYTDQTA, via the coding sequence ATGGCAGACATGGTTTTTTCACACATCGCGCTGTCCTGCGCAGATCCGGCCCGAACCGAACAGTATTATAGTGATCATTTTGGATTTCGCCGGGGGCGGGTAATTCCACTGGGCGGTGATAATGAGATCGTTTTCCTGAAAAACGATCAATCCGTTTATCTGGAGTTATTCCGGGCCGATGCCGAGAATCCGGGCGTGCCTGTCGCCATTAACGACGGACCGCACTATGCCGGAATCCGGCACCTTGCTTTTCAGGTATCCGACGTCGACGCCACAGTGAAGGCCATGGGAAGCGCGGCCGAGATAACGCTGGGGCCATTGGATTTCAGTGATTTTATACCTGGCTGGAAAACGATCTGGCTCAAAGATCCCGACGGCAACATCGTCGAAATCAGCCAGGGTTATACCGATCAGACCGCCTAA
- a CDS encoding DJ-1/PfpI family protein gives MKLSGKKIGVLLESDYFENEIFYYKFRFPEEGADLHFLTRLWGNERITFHGHEYRAPMDCWESFENMSDEELRSYSAIIVPSGMVSDRLRYTEDVEKIPPATEFLKRAFAEKSILKGIICHGLWLTAPATELIKGRPLVCHNNLIGDAKAYGAIYTNEDVVVDGDLVTGRSGGHAHLFAKKIIELLSTP, from the coding sequence ATGAAACTGAGCGGCAAGAAAATCGGAGTTCTACTGGAAAGCGACTACTTCGAAAATGAAATCTTCTACTACAAGTTCCGCTTCCCCGAAGAAGGGGCTGACCTGCACTTCCTGACACGGCTGTGGGGGAATGAACGCATCACCTTCCACGGGCACGAATACAGAGCACCGATGGATTGCTGGGAGAGTTTTGAGAACATGAGCGACGAGGAATTGCGGAGTTATTCAGCCATCATTGTCCCTTCGGGCATGGTATCGGACCGGCTTCGCTACACCGAAGACGTTGAAAAAATTCCGCCCGCAACGGAGTTCCTGAAACGGGCGTTCGCCGAGAAGTCGATCCTTAAAGGAATTATCTGCCATGGTCTTTGGCTGACAGCGCCCGCTACTGAACTGATAAAAGGGCGGCCATTGGTTTGCCATAACAACCTCATTGGCGATGCCAAAGCATACGGGGCCATCTATACCAACGAAGACGTTGTGGTTGATGGTGATCTGGTAACGGGTCGGTCGGGTGGACATGCCCATCTGTTCGCAAAAAAAATCATTGAGCTTCTATCCACACCTTAA
- a CDS encoding nuclear transport factor 2 family protein, whose product MTNVPDSPLGKMYREHIQHILDKNIEALLDQYTDDALLISSFTKKPIIYKGREQIREHMQGILGIDGLETDIIFWAETEDPQTLMITEQITMKTKDGDANMRFADSWVLRDGQIAIHFAGMVQHPDGSLA is encoded by the coding sequence ATGACTAACGTACCCGACAGCCCGCTGGGCAAGATGTACCGCGAACATATTCAGCATATCCTCGACAAAAACATTGAGGCTTTGCTGGATCAGTATACCGACGATGCCTTACTCATCAGCAGTTTCACGAAGAAGCCGATCATTTACAAAGGCCGTGAGCAGATTCGTGAGCATATGCAGGGCATTCTGGGAATCGATGGCCTGGAAACCGATATCATTTTCTGGGCAGAAACCGAAGATCCGCAAACACTGATGATTACAGAACAAATCACGATGAAAACCAAAGACGGTGATGCCAACATGCGCTTTGCCGATAGCTGGGTTCTTCGTGATGGCCAGATCGCTATTCACTTTGCTGGGATGGTACAACACCCCGACGGTTCGCTGGCGTAA
- a CDS encoding ester cyclase, with amino-acid sequence MSFTPEQNNAICLEFFETAWNTGVVREDLLSEDAVDHSLVGGKSKAEPGSGSFKHIIGMFHHAMPDIHITLLDQIYTGDKVVHRWSLTGTDTGGVMGMPPSGKTLTFTGTTTVRMADGKIAERWANVDELGLLQQLGVVPPPPGAE; translated from the coding sequence ATGTCATTTACACCCGAACAAAATAACGCCATTTGTCTGGAATTTTTCGAAACCGCCTGGAACACTGGTGTCGTACGCGAAGACCTGCTTTCTGAAGATGCGGTCGATCATTCACTGGTTGGTGGCAAGAGCAAAGCAGAACCTGGTTCAGGTAGCTTCAAGCACATCATTGGTATGTTCCACCATGCCATGCCAGACATTCATATTACTCTGCTGGACCAAATTTATACTGGAGACAAGGTTGTTCACCGCTGGAGCCTGACCGGAACCGACACGGGCGGTGTGATGGGGATGCCGCCAAGTGGCAAGACCCTGACGTTCACAGGAACAACGACGGTTCGGATGGCCGATGGCAAAATTGCAGAACGCTGGGCTAACGTCGATGAACTGGGGCTGTTGCAACAGCTCGGCGTCGTACCGCCACCACCAGGTGCTGAGTGA
- a CDS encoding nuclear transport factor 2 family protein, which produces MTTTNGQQYWLSETAEQPLVIADFQADDDVLVLPYPNLSRSDLELVQEGTDTVIRVNGSLIGRGDEPVTLAVLSNTQVYDVNPVPLLQAFYAALSAGDLSGVLDRVADDVTWQVSGPTDLLPWSGEWTGKQGVSDFYDRLREHVTSPNWEPKQYVAQGNTVAVILTLSGTSIKSGVSFSGDIVHWITVRNGKISLLQFYLDSFPIVVAVAGGRPFTIGASDKPEPHYVAKPLTSNRATDSIVLDPALLENPPQTVHTVRAMYAALQGLNVPEVRKVFAPDVVWDIFGAPDLLSWAGERNGPDAAAESANQILETMHFDHFKPTRMIYQGNTAAIVIDEGGTSLATGVPFKTSVVHIVVANEEGKVVLFRNYINTTWIVEAFLGGRPYSVPALP; this is translated from the coding sequence ATGACAACCACAAACGGACAACAATACTGGCTATCTGAAACGGCGGAACAACCGTTGGTTATAGCCGACTTTCAGGCAGACGACGATGTATTGGTGCTGCCTTATCCGAACCTGTCGCGTTCCGACCTGGAACTGGTTCAGGAGGGGACAGATACGGTAATTCGGGTGAATGGCTCCCTAATAGGCCGGGGCGACGAACCCGTAACACTGGCCGTGCTGTCGAATACACAGGTTTATGACGTCAACCCCGTTCCGCTACTCCAGGCATTTTACGCGGCCTTGTCAGCAGGCGACCTCTCGGGCGTTCTCGACCGGGTAGCCGATGATGTTACCTGGCAAGTATCTGGTCCAACCGATCTGTTACCCTGGTCGGGTGAGTGGACGGGAAAACAAGGCGTGTCTGATTTCTATGATCGCTTACGGGAGCATGTAACATCGCCAAACTGGGAACCCAAACAGTATGTCGCGCAGGGAAATACGGTTGCCGTTATTCTCACACTCAGTGGTACATCCATAAAGAGTGGTGTGAGCTTCTCGGGCGACATTGTTCACTGGATAACGGTGCGGAATGGTAAAATCAGCCTGCTACAATTCTATCTGGACAGTTTTCCGATCGTTGTAGCCGTTGCCGGTGGACGCCCCTTTACGATAGGAGCCAGCGACAAGCCAGAGCCGCACTATGTTGCCAAACCGTTAACCTCTAACCGGGCAACCGACAGTATCGTTCTGGACCCGGCGCTTCTGGAAAACCCGCCCCAAACTGTCCACACGGTTCGGGCGATGTATGCTGCCTTGCAGGGACTGAACGTACCGGAAGTACGGAAAGTATTTGCGCCCGACGTTGTCTGGGACATTTTCGGTGCACCCGATTTACTGTCCTGGGCTGGAGAACGCAACGGCCCGGATGCTGCCGCCGAATCGGCTAATCAGATCCTGGAGACCATGCACTTCGATCATTTTAAGCCAACCCGTATGATTTATCAGGGCAACACGGCGGCCATTGTCATCGACGAAGGTGGTACATCGCTCGCAACGGGTGTTCCGTTCAAAACCAGCGTCGTGCATATTGTCGTGGCCAACGAGGAGGGGAAAGTAGTGCTTTTCAGAAACTACATCAATACCACCTGGATCGTCGAAGCCTTTCTGGGCGGTCGCCCCTACTCAGTTCCGGCGCTTCCCTAG
- a CDS encoding nuclear transport factor 2 family protein, protein MENDHLKAAQEFQSKQIDYLVKGDVDGLVAACYTDDARLHGFQFRAQGRAAIKDVLTLYLQRLSTLGARTIDKFAAGKNYIWLELTIENPAGEPVKVYEVKFLRDGQIYLQLYGLRQGTVWQSGDFAGFIPPDATAAHEFHNRYLDFHSRGDADGLADDFFTLDAQLVTARVDVSGREAIRQMFRELFSKEADFTPLSVENITSDTDYVWFEATVTSTLGMRRVYDVMLVRDGEVYLQLVGQLMGVLPTEAAFGQLQNQ, encoded by the coding sequence ATGGAAAACGACCATCTGAAAGCTGCACAGGAATTTCAATCAAAACAGATTGACTATCTGGTAAAAGGCGACGTCGACGGATTGGTAGCAGCCTGCTATACCGACGATGCCCGCCTGCATGGCTTTCAGTTTCGGGCACAGGGTCGCGCGGCCATTAAAGATGTGCTAACGCTCTATCTGCAACGGTTGAGCACACTGGGTGCCCGAACGATCGACAAGTTTGCTGCCGGCAAAAATTACATCTGGCTTGAACTGACTATCGAAAATCCAGCGGGTGAGCCGGTCAAGGTATATGAAGTAAAATTTCTACGGGATGGCCAAATCTACCTCCAGCTCTATGGGCTTCGGCAGGGTACAGTTTGGCAATCTGGCGATTTTGCGGGCTTTATACCTCCGGATGCTACCGCTGCTCACGAGTTTCACAACAGGTACCTCGATTTTCATAGCCGGGGCGACGCCGACGGGCTAGCCGACGACTTTTTCACATTAGATGCTCAGTTAGTTACCGCTCGGGTGGATGTGTCTGGCCGGGAAGCCATCCGGCAAATGTTTCGCGAACTGTTCAGCAAGGAGGCCGACTTTACTCCGCTCTCCGTCGAAAACATTACGAGTGACACGGATTACGTCTGGTTCGAAGCCACGGTTACGAGTACCCTCGGTATGCGTCGCGTCTATGATGTGATGCTGGTGCGCGATGGTGAAGTTTATCTGCAACTGGTCGGTCAACTGATGGGCGTACTGCCCACCGAAGCGGCATTTGGCCAACTGCAAAATCAATAG
- a CDS encoding DUF1326 domain-containing protein yields MEAPVKWHIQGDFFGNCSCEYLRCPCPISNFTEMPTQGFCKICIVFDVEKGHFGDVQLDGIAIALIVDVPGIMGDGNWALGLIVDERATPEQQGALATILGGQAGGPMELASGWVTKFLGMEARPMTIEKTDKTFSIYVPNMVDYLVEKTEGLIPGEPIYIENTIHPAAPRFALGRGKRSYMHAFGVDFEGVDDRQNGVFTKFNWSVN; encoded by the coding sequence ATGGAAGCACCAGTTAAGTGGCATATTCAGGGTGATTTCTTTGGTAACTGTAGCTGCGAATACCTTCGCTGCCCTTGCCCGATCAGTAATTTCACGGAAATGCCTACGCAGGGTTTTTGTAAAATCTGCATCGTTTTCGACGTCGAAAAAGGGCACTTTGGCGATGTGCAACTCGATGGTATTGCCATTGCACTAATTGTTGACGTTCCGGGCATTATGGGCGATGGCAACTGGGCACTTGGTCTCATCGTCGACGAGCGCGCTACGCCAGAACAACAGGGTGCGCTGGCTACGATTCTGGGTGGTCAGGCAGGTGGTCCTATGGAACTGGCTTCCGGTTGGGTAACCAAATTCCTGGGTATGGAAGCCCGGCCGATGACGATTGAGAAAACCGACAAAACCTTCTCGATTTACGTGCCCAATATGGTCGATTACCTGGTCGAGAAAACGGAAGGCCTGATTCCAGGCGAGCCGATCTATATCGAAAATACAATTCACCCGGCCGCTCCCCGTTTCGCCCTGGGTCGTGGCAAACGCAGCTACATGCACGCCTTTGGCGTTGATTTCGAAGGTGTTGATGATCGGCAAAATGGGGTCTTCACCAAGTTCAACTGGTCTGTTAACTAA